A section of the Triticum dicoccoides isolate Atlit2015 ecotype Zavitan chromosome 7A, WEW_v2.0, whole genome shotgun sequence genome encodes:
- the LOC119331035 gene encoding E3 ubiquitin-protein ligase SINAT3-like isoform X4 codes for MDVDSVERLSLPDAAMDADDVGLALHPHGGLLTTAAASLLAAYPKAAAGVGGIVTPQSSVHELLECPVCANSMYPLIHQ; via the coding sequence ATGGACGTGGACAGTGTCGAGCGCCTCTCGCTGCCCGACGCCGCCATGGACGCGGACGACGTCGGCCTCGCCCTCCACCCGCACGGCGGgctcctcaccaccgccgccgcctccctcctggcCGCCTACCCCAAGGCCGCCGCCGGCGTGGGGGGCATCGTCACGCCGCAGAGTAGCGTGCACGAGCTGCTCGAGTGCCCCGTCTGCGCCAACTCCATGTACCCACTGATCCACCAG